A region of Falco peregrinus isolate bFalPer1 chromosome 13, bFalPer1.pri, whole genome shotgun sequence DNA encodes the following proteins:
- the RBMX gene encoding RNA-binding motif protein, X chromosome isoform X2 → MVEADRPGKLFIGGLNTETNEKALEAVFGKYGRIVEVLLMKDRETNKSRGFAFVTFESPADAKDAARDMNGKSLDGKAIKVEQATKPSFESGGRRGPPPPPRSRGPPRGLRGGRGGSGARGPPSRGSHLGSSRGPLPMKRGPPPRSGGPPPKRSAPSGPVRSSSMGGRAPVSRGRDSYGGPPRREPMPSRRDVYMSPRDDGYSTKDGYSSRDYPSSRDTRDYAPPPRDYAYRDYGHSSSRDEYPSRGYSDRDGYGGGRDRDYSDHPSGGSYRDSYESYGNSRSAPPARGPPPSYGGSSRYDDYGSTRDGYGSRESYSSSRSDVYSSGRDRVGRQDRGLPPSMERGYPPPRDSYSSSSRGAPRGGGRGGSRSDRGGGRSRY, encoded by the exons ATGGTAGAAGCGGATCGTCCTGGGAAGCTGTTCATTGGGGGCCTGAACACAGAGACTAATGAAAAAGCCCTTGAGGCTGTATTTGGCAAATATGGACGCATTGTggaag TCCTTCTGATGAAAGACCGGGAAACCAACAAGTCCAGAGGATTTGCGTTTGTCACATTTGAGAGTCCAGCAGATGCAAAGGATGCTGCCAGAGATATGAATGGAAAG TCATTAGATGGGAAAGCAATTAAAGTGGAACAAGCAACCAAGCCATCCTTTGAAAGTGGTGGTAGGCGTGGGCCGCCACCCCCTCCACGAAGCAGAGGTCCTCCCAGGGGCCTTAGAGGTGGAAGAGGCGGAAGTGGCGCGAGAGGACCACCTTCAAGAGGGAGTCACTTGG GGTCTTCTCGAGGGCCACTTCCTATGAAGAGAGGTCCACCTCCACGAAGTGGAGGCCCTCCACCTAAAAGATCTGCACCTTCAGGACCAGTGCGTAGCAGTAGTATGGGAGGAAGAG CTCCTGTGTCTCGTGGAAGAGACAGTTACGGTGGTCCTCCACGCAGAGAACCAATGCCATCACGAAGAGATGTCTACATGTCTCCAAGAGATGATGGCTATAGCACTAAAGACgg TTACTCAAGCAGAGATTATCCCAGTTCCAGGGATACACGGGACTACGCGCCACCTCCACGAGACTATGCATATCGTGATTATGGTCATTCCAGTTCACGTGACGAATACCCATCTAGGGGATATAG TGATCGTGATGGATATGGTGGTGGACGTGACAGAGACTACTCGGATCATCCAAGTGGAGGCTCCTACAGAGATTCATATGAGAGTTATG GTAACTCACGTAGTGCTCCACCTGCACGAGGGCCCCCGCCATCTTATGGTGGAAGCAGTCGATATGATGATTACGGCAGCACTCGAGATGGATATGGAAGCCGAGAAAGTTACTCAAGCAGCAGAAGTGATGTCTACTCAAGTGGCCGTGATCGTGTTGGAAGACAAGACAGGGGTCTTCCCCCATCCATGGAAAGGGGCTATCCACCTCCTCGTGATTCTTACAGTAGTTCAAGCCGCGGAGCACCCAGAGGTGGTGGCCGTGGTGGAAGCAGATCCGATAGAGGTGGAGGCCGAAGCAGATACTAA
- the RBMX gene encoding RNA-binding motif protein, X chromosome isoform X1 — protein sequence MVEADRPGKLFIGGLNTETNEKALEAVFGKYGRIVEVLLMKDRETNKSRGFAFVTFESPADAKDAARDMNGKSLDGKAIKVEQATKPSFESGGRRGPPPPPRSRGPPRGLRGGRGGSGARGPPSRGSHLGSSRGPLPMKRGPPPRSGGPPPKRSAPSGPVRSSSMGGRAPVSRGRDSYGGPPRREPMPSRRDVYMSPRDDGYSTKDGYSSRDYPSSRDTRDYAPPPRDYAYRDYGHSSSRDEYPSRGYSLSSYSDRDGYGGGRDRDYSDHPSGGSYRDSYESYGNSRSAPPARGPPPSYGGSSRYDDYGSTRDGYGSRESYSSSRSDVYSSGRDRVGRQDRGLPPSMERGYPPPRDSYSSSSRGAPRGGGRGGSRSDRGGGRSRY from the exons ATGGTAGAAGCGGATCGTCCTGGGAAGCTGTTCATTGGGGGCCTGAACACAGAGACTAATGAAAAAGCCCTTGAGGCTGTATTTGGCAAATATGGACGCATTGTggaag TCCTTCTGATGAAAGACCGGGAAACCAACAAGTCCAGAGGATTTGCGTTTGTCACATTTGAGAGTCCAGCAGATGCAAAGGATGCTGCCAGAGATATGAATGGAAAG TCATTAGATGGGAAAGCAATTAAAGTGGAACAAGCAACCAAGCCATCCTTTGAAAGTGGTGGTAGGCGTGGGCCGCCACCCCCTCCACGAAGCAGAGGTCCTCCCAGGGGCCTTAGAGGTGGAAGAGGCGGAAGTGGCGCGAGAGGACCACCTTCAAGAGGGAGTCACTTGG GGTCTTCTCGAGGGCCACTTCCTATGAAGAGAGGTCCACCTCCACGAAGTGGAGGCCCTCCACCTAAAAGATCTGCACCTTCAGGACCAGTGCGTAGCAGTAGTATGGGAGGAAGAG CTCCTGTGTCTCGTGGAAGAGACAGTTACGGTGGTCCTCCACGCAGAGAACCAATGCCATCACGAAGAGATGTCTACATGTCTCCAAGAGATGATGGCTATAGCACTAAAGACgg TTACTCAAGCAGAGATTATCCCAGTTCCAGGGATACACGGGACTACGCGCCACCTCCACGAGACTATGCATATCGTGATTATGGTCATTCCAGTTCACGTGACGAATACCCATCTAGGGGATATAG TCTTTCCTCTTACAGTGATCGTGATGGATATGGTGGTGGACGTGACAGAGACTACTCGGATCATCCAAGTGGAGGCTCCTACAGAGATTCATATGAGAGTTATG GTAACTCACGTAGTGCTCCACCTGCACGAGGGCCCCCGCCATCTTATGGTGGAAGCAGTCGATATGATGATTACGGCAGCACTCGAGATGGATATGGAAGCCGAGAAAGTTACTCAAGCAGCAGAAGTGATGTCTACTCAAGTGGCCGTGATCGTGTTGGAAGACAAGACAGGGGTCTTCCCCCATCCATGGAAAGGGGCTATCCACCTCCTCGTGATTCTTACAGTAGTTCAAGCCGCGGAGCACCCAGAGGTGGTGGCCGTGGTGGAAGCAGATCCGATAGAGGTGGAGGCCGAAGCAGATACTAA